Proteins encoded within one genomic window of Myxococcaceae bacterium JPH2:
- a CDS encoding alpha/beta fold hydrolase has translation MSARGGRETMNDTYLEVPAEDGGAFRAWITRPASGKGPALVLLLVEDFDGNAHLRQVAELYAEEGYVVLVPDLVGRGEPAVADIVATVNAARALPEVVGQKGDKKVGLLGFGLGGTLACRVAASGLVDCAVAYCGIGLDDVLAEAGPGSAPMVLHFAEKDGFVPPTAVARVKDRVGKDSPVELYVYPNVRHGFHRHGTAAYDRPAEMMAHSRSIALFHRVMGPNYDLGMLWEKHCEFEFGTRDADATMATMVAHPYVNSIPVMTGGVGYNHLRRFYANHFVHKNPKDTKMIPMSRTLGADRLVDEVLFCFTHDVEMDWMLPGIAPTGKYVEVPLVAIVNFRGDKLCHEHIYWDQASVLVQIGLLDPQGLPVVGGEAARKLVDETLPSNTIMNRWDESAPQRQAS, from the coding sequence ATGTCCGCTCGGGGAGGGCGCGAGACAATGAACGACACCTATCTGGAAGTTCCGGCCGAGGACGGAGGCGCATTTCGGGCATGGATCACCCGACCCGCGAGTGGCAAGGGTCCCGCGCTCGTGTTGCTGCTGGTGGAGGACTTCGACGGCAACGCGCATTTGAGACAAGTGGCGGAGCTCTACGCAGAGGAGGGCTACGTCGTCCTGGTGCCGGATCTGGTCGGGCGAGGCGAGCCCGCCGTGGCGGACATCGTGGCGACGGTGAACGCGGCGCGGGCGCTGCCCGAGGTGGTGGGGCAGAAGGGAGACAAGAAGGTGGGCCTGCTCGGCTTCGGGCTGGGCGGGACGCTGGCGTGTCGGGTCGCGGCGAGCGGCCTGGTGGACTGCGCGGTGGCCTATTGCGGCATCGGGCTGGACGACGTGTTGGCGGAGGCGGGACCTGGGAGCGCGCCCATGGTGCTGCACTTCGCGGAGAAGGATGGCTTCGTGCCGCCCACCGCGGTGGCGCGCGTGAAGGATCGCGTGGGCAAGGACTCGCCCGTCGAGCTGTATGTGTATCCGAACGTGCGCCACGGCTTTCATCGCCACGGCACCGCGGCCTATGACCGCCCGGCGGAGATGATGGCGCACTCGCGCTCCATCGCGCTGTTCCACCGGGTGATGGGGCCGAACTACGACCTGGGGATGCTCTGGGAGAAGCACTGCGAGTTCGAGTTCGGCACGCGGGACGCGGACGCGACGATGGCCACCATGGTGGCGCACCCGTACGTCAACAGCATCCCGGTGATGACCGGCGGCGTGGGCTACAACCACCTGCGGCGCTTCTACGCGAACCACTTCGTGCACAAGAATCCCAAGGACACGAAGATGATCCCCATGTCGCGCACGCTTGGCGCGGACCGGCTGGTGGATGAGGTCCTGTTCTGCTTCACGCACGACGTGGAGATGGACTGGATGCTCCCGGGCATCGCACCCACGGGGAAGTACGTGGAGGTGCCGCTGGTGGCCATCGTGAACTTCCGCGGCGACAAGCTCTGCCACGAGCACATCTACTGGGATCAGGCGTCGGTGCTGGTGCAGATCGGCCTGTTGGATCCGCAGGGGCTGCCGGTGGTGGGCGGGGAGGCGGCAAGGAAGCTGGTGGACGAGACGCTTCCGTCGAACACCATCATGAACCGGTGGGACGAGAGCGCGCCTCAGCGGCAGGCGAGCTAG